The Bombus pascuorum chromosome 9, iyBomPasc1.1, whole genome shotgun sequence genome has a window encoding:
- the LOC132910640 gene encoding thrombospondin type-1 domain-containing protein 4-like isoform X2 produces the protein MQCFWSFCGGHLIDGIFTEPTLERGYNLVATVPRGAVVLNVTQLRHTENYLAVKLQDGSYLFNGNYSISLSGKYEAAGTTFVYYRQGSQNLESFSATGPLEEPIDVMVLYQEPNPGIVYRYIIPGSAPSPNIHLGHKPVSNKAGEPILSAIPHRKIDVGSTNDGTQAYLPRRYKKRKFFWKASGYTECSRTCGGGVQMLRYVCTREHTQAPVPDKRCHTLEKPRETQVKCNTTPCPPKWRAGPWGVCSVTCGSGNRLRDVECVQEITSSLVMRIADGACTEPNILPTTEICEMPQCEFDTKAATTTLPPPQWSVGTWSSCSTTCGPGKRTRTATCVTHGPSCDLEVKPITQDTCDLGPCPIKSPQTNAISTRLQSPQWLYSEWSDGCSAECGVGLQTRKIFCEKSPEEGFCDQSTRPETSRTCSSNRTCSGQWFTGPWTACSTECDSGEQVREVVCITILRGSLRVVLDMNCPANKPETRRSCSGPPCTSSWFISDWTECSRSCGKGIQKREVRCLNREGQPPEHHELHCKEKDRPISRRTCNDYPCKDDVHRSENQHTVLQVQNDPEISNVLEDNPLCKDSTTNCNLVAQARLCTYQFYHQLCCQSCSKKQEFE, from the exons TGTTTCTGGAGTTTCTGCGGTGGACATTTAATCGACGGGATTTTCACGGAGCCGACCTTGGAACGGGGTTATAACTTGGTGGCTACGGTTCCCCGAGGTGCTGTAGTTCTGAACGTGACACAGTTACGTCATACGGAGAATTATTTGG CGGTCAAGTTGCAGGATGGTAGCTATTTGTTCAATGGAAATTACAGCATCAGTTTGTCTGGTAAATATGAGGCAGCTGGAACTACTTTCGTTTATTATCGTCAAGGTTCTCAGAATTTGGAAAGTTTCTCTGCCACTGGACCATTAGAAGAACCCATTGATGTTATG gTTTTGTACCAAGAACCGAATCCTGGGATTGTATACCGATACATTATCCCCGGAAGTGCACCATCTCCAAACATTCATCTTGGACATAAACCAG TTTCTAACAAGGCTGGTGAACCCATTTTATCGGCGATACCTCATAGGAA aATAGATGTTGGTTCTACTAATGATGGAACGCAAGCATACCTTCCAAGACGatacaaaaaaaggaaattctttTGGAAAGCAAGTGGCTATACCGAGTGTAGTAGAACTTGTGGTGGAG GTGTCCAAATGCTGAGGTATGTATGTACAAGGGAACACACGCAGGCTCCAGTGCCTGACAAGAGATGTCATACGTTGGAAAAGCCACGAGAAACTCAAgtaaaatgtaatactacacCTTGTCCTCCCAA ATGGAGAGCCGGTCCGTGGGGTGTTTGTTCGGTTACGTGCGGTAGTGGTAATCGTCTGAGAGACGTAGAATGCGTACAAGAAATAACGTCATCATTAGTAATGAGAATAGCTGATGGCGCCTGCACGGAACCGAATATTCTTCCTACTACTGAGATTTGCGAAATGCCACAGTGTGAATTTGACACGAAAGCAGCGACGACAACTTTACCGCCACCACAATGGAGCGTGGGCACATGGTCATCG TGCTCCACAACTTGTGGTCCAGGTAAAAGAACAAGAACTGCGACCTGCGTTACTCACGGACCTTCGTGTGATCTCGAAGTGAAGCCTATTACTCAAGATACTTGTGATTTGGGACCTTGTCCCATTAAATCACCGCAAACAAACGCCATTTCAACTAGACTTCAAAGTCCACAATGGTTATACAGTGAATGGTCTGATGGG TGCTCAGCCGAATGTGGAGTCGGCTTGCAAACGAGGAAGATCTTCTGTGAAAAAAGTCCAGAGGAAGGATTTTGCGACCAATCGACAAGACCAGAAACATCAAGAACCTGTTCCAGCAACAGAACCTGTAGTGGACAATGGTTTACGGGACCCTGGACCGCG TGTTCTACGGAATGTGATTCTGGCGAACAAGTTAGAGAAGTGGTGTGCATAACAATACTTCGTGGGTCGCTCCGTGTTGTTCTGGACATGAACTGTCCCGCAAACAAACCGGAAACGAGAAGATCCTGCAGCGGTCCACCTTGTACATCCTCGTGGTTTATATCAGATTGGACAGAA TGTTCTCGATCGTGCGGAAAAGGCATTCAAAAGAGAGAAGTAAGGTGTTTGAACAGAGAAGGTCAACCACCTGAGCATCACGAGCTTCATTGTAAGGAAAAGGATCGTCCTATATCTCGACGAACCTGCAATGATTATCCTTGTAAGGACGACGTTCACAGATCTGAAAATCAACACACAGTCCTGCAAGTTCAAAACGATCCAGAAATCTCAAATG tTCTCGAGGACAATCCACTTTGCAAGGACAGTACAACAAATTGCAACTTAGTGGCGCAAGCACGACTCTGCACTTACCAGTTTTACCACCAACTGTGCTGTCAATCGTGTTCCAAGAAGCAAGAATTCGAATGA
- the LOC132910640 gene encoding thrombospondin type-1 domain-containing protein 4-like isoform X1, producing the protein MDKAFLFSLLISLTCFWSFCGGHLIDGIFTEPTLERGYNLVATVPRGAVVLNVTQLRHTENYLAVKLQDGSYLFNGNYSISLSGKYEAAGTTFVYYRQGSQNLESFSATGPLEEPIDVMVLYQEPNPGIVYRYIIPGSAPSPNIHLGHKPVSNKAGEPILSAIPHRKIDVGSTNDGTQAYLPRRYKKRKFFWKASGYTECSRTCGGGVQMLRYVCTREHTQAPVPDKRCHTLEKPRETQVKCNTTPCPPKWRAGPWGVCSVTCGSGNRLRDVECVQEITSSLVMRIADGACTEPNILPTTEICEMPQCEFDTKAATTTLPPPQWSVGTWSSCSTTCGPGKRTRTATCVTHGPSCDLEVKPITQDTCDLGPCPIKSPQTNAISTRLQSPQWLYSEWSDGCSAECGVGLQTRKIFCEKSPEEGFCDQSTRPETSRTCSSNRTCSGQWFTGPWTACSTECDSGEQVREVVCITILRGSLRVVLDMNCPANKPETRRSCSGPPCTSSWFISDWTECSRSCGKGIQKREVRCLNREGQPPEHHELHCKEKDRPISRRTCNDYPCKDDVHRSENQHTVLQVQNDPEISNVLEDNPLCKDSTTNCNLVAQARLCTYQFYHQLCCQSCSKKQEFE; encoded by the exons ATGGATAAAGCTTTCCTGTTCTCTCTATTGATATCTCTGACG TGTTTCTGGAGTTTCTGCGGTGGACATTTAATCGACGGGATTTTCACGGAGCCGACCTTGGAACGGGGTTATAACTTGGTGGCTACGGTTCCCCGAGGTGCTGTAGTTCTGAACGTGACACAGTTACGTCATACGGAGAATTATTTGG CGGTCAAGTTGCAGGATGGTAGCTATTTGTTCAATGGAAATTACAGCATCAGTTTGTCTGGTAAATATGAGGCAGCTGGAACTACTTTCGTTTATTATCGTCAAGGTTCTCAGAATTTGGAAAGTTTCTCTGCCACTGGACCATTAGAAGAACCCATTGATGTTATG gTTTTGTACCAAGAACCGAATCCTGGGATTGTATACCGATACATTATCCCCGGAAGTGCACCATCTCCAAACATTCATCTTGGACATAAACCAG TTTCTAACAAGGCTGGTGAACCCATTTTATCGGCGATACCTCATAGGAA aATAGATGTTGGTTCTACTAATGATGGAACGCAAGCATACCTTCCAAGACGatacaaaaaaaggaaattctttTGGAAAGCAAGTGGCTATACCGAGTGTAGTAGAACTTGTGGTGGAG GTGTCCAAATGCTGAGGTATGTATGTACAAGGGAACACACGCAGGCTCCAGTGCCTGACAAGAGATGTCATACGTTGGAAAAGCCACGAGAAACTCAAgtaaaatgtaatactacacCTTGTCCTCCCAA ATGGAGAGCCGGTCCGTGGGGTGTTTGTTCGGTTACGTGCGGTAGTGGTAATCGTCTGAGAGACGTAGAATGCGTACAAGAAATAACGTCATCATTAGTAATGAGAATAGCTGATGGCGCCTGCACGGAACCGAATATTCTTCCTACTACTGAGATTTGCGAAATGCCACAGTGTGAATTTGACACGAAAGCAGCGACGACAACTTTACCGCCACCACAATGGAGCGTGGGCACATGGTCATCG TGCTCCACAACTTGTGGTCCAGGTAAAAGAACAAGAACTGCGACCTGCGTTACTCACGGACCTTCGTGTGATCTCGAAGTGAAGCCTATTACTCAAGATACTTGTGATTTGGGACCTTGTCCCATTAAATCACCGCAAACAAACGCCATTTCAACTAGACTTCAAAGTCCACAATGGTTATACAGTGAATGGTCTGATGGG TGCTCAGCCGAATGTGGAGTCGGCTTGCAAACGAGGAAGATCTTCTGTGAAAAAAGTCCAGAGGAAGGATTTTGCGACCAATCGACAAGACCAGAAACATCAAGAACCTGTTCCAGCAACAGAACCTGTAGTGGACAATGGTTTACGGGACCCTGGACCGCG TGTTCTACGGAATGTGATTCTGGCGAACAAGTTAGAGAAGTGGTGTGCATAACAATACTTCGTGGGTCGCTCCGTGTTGTTCTGGACATGAACTGTCCCGCAAACAAACCGGAAACGAGAAGATCCTGCAGCGGTCCACCTTGTACATCCTCGTGGTTTATATCAGATTGGACAGAA TGTTCTCGATCGTGCGGAAAAGGCATTCAAAAGAGAGAAGTAAGGTGTTTGAACAGAGAAGGTCAACCACCTGAGCATCACGAGCTTCATTGTAAGGAAAAGGATCGTCCTATATCTCGACGAACCTGCAATGATTATCCTTGTAAGGACGACGTTCACAGATCTGAAAATCAACACACAGTCCTGCAAGTTCAAAACGATCCAGAAATCTCAAATG tTCTCGAGGACAATCCACTTTGCAAGGACAGTACAACAAATTGCAACTTAGTGGCGCAAGCACGACTCTGCACTTACCAGTTTTACCACCAACTGTGCTGTCAATCGTGTTCCAAGAAGCAAGAATTCGAATGA